From Rhodamnia argentea isolate NSW1041297 chromosome 10, ASM2092103v1, whole genome shotgun sequence, a single genomic window includes:
- the LOC115733884 gene encoding DNA-binding protein SMUBP-2 isoform X2: MEGGKTRKKAASASVSLEQFVSTMSPLIDLEKEAEISASISSGAARSLDAAQRKGSVMLNLKCVDAQTGLMGKTLLEFQSTKGDVLPAHKYGTHDVVILKPNKADLGSPSLGQGVVYRLKDSSITVAFDDIPEEGLNSPLRLEKVANEVTYRRFKDALIQLSKGVQRGPAADLVPVLFGERPPSFSKKDTAVRPFNTDLDHSRKDAVSKALSSKNVFLLHGPPGTGKTTTVVEIILQEVKRGSKILACAASNIAVDNIVERLASHRVKLVRLGHPARLLPQVLDSALDAQVLRADNSSLANDIRKEMKALNGKLLKTKEKNTRRDIQRELRALSKEERKRQRLAVTDVIKNADVVLSTLTGAFSRKLENTSFDLVIIDEAAQALEIACWMAILKGSRCILVGDHLQLPPTIQSVEAEKKGIGRTLFERLATLYGDEVTSMLTVQYRMHELIMNWSSKELYDSKIEAHSSIAAHRLFDLEDVKSSSSTEPTLLLIDIAGCDMEEKKDEEESTLNEGEAEVAIAHAKRLVSSGVSASDIGVITPYAAQVVLLKMLKGNENKLKDMEISTVDGFQGREKEAIIISMVRSNSKKEVVLVYNPWVF; this comes from the exons atggaGGGAGGGAAGACGAGGAAGAAAGCAGCTTCTGCTTCCGTTTCTCTCGAACAGTTCGTCTCCACCATGTCCCCTTTGATCGATTTGGAGAAG GAAGCTGAGATATCGGCCTCAATTAGTTCAGGAGCGGCCAGAAGCTTAGACGCCGCCCAAAGGAAAGGCTCCGTAATGCTCAACTTGAAGTGCGTCGATGCTCAG ACAGGTTTAATGGGGAAAACGCTTCTTGAATTCCAATCCACGAAAGGGGATGTCCTTCCTGCTCACAAG TATGGCACTCATGACGTGGTCATTCTAAAACCTAACAAGGCTGATTTAGGATCTCCTTCTCTTGGACAAGGTGTAGTTTACCGCCTGAAG GATTCTTCAATTACTGTGGCCTTTGATGATATACCGGAAGAGGGTTTAAATAGCCCCCTGCGACTAGAGAAGGTCGCAAATGAG GTGACATACCGAAGGTTCAAGGATGCTCTAATACAATTAAGTAAAGGTGTACAGCGGGGGCCAGCTGCTGATTTAGTTCCTGTTCTCTTTGGAGAAAGACCCccttcattttcaaagaaagatACTGCAGTCCGCCCTTTTAACACCGACCTCGATCATTCTCGG AAAGATGCCGTATCCAAGGCTTTGTCATCAAAGAATGTATTCTTGCTGCATGGTCCTCCTGGAACTGGGAAAACCACAACAGTAGTAGAAATAATCTTACAGGAAGTAAAGCGTGGATCAAAAATCCTTGCATGTGCGGCTTCAAACATTGCTGTGGATAACATTGTTGAGCGACTTGCTTCTCACAG AGTGAAGCTGGTGAGGTTGGGACATCCTGCCCGGTTGCTGCCTCAAGTATTGGATAGTGCACTTGATGCTCAG GTCCTTCGAGCAGATAATAGCTCGCTTGCAAATGACATTCGGAAGGAGATGAAG GCATTGAATGGAAAGCTGCtgaaaaccaaagaaaagaacacCAGGAGGGACATCCAGAGGGAGCTTAGGGCTCTTTCGAAAGAAGAGCGCAAGAGACAGCGGCTTGCTGTGACAGACGTTATTAAGAATGCGGATGTGGTATTGTCAACATTGACTGGTGCATTTTCTCGAAAGTTGGAAAATACATCATTTGATTTAGTGATCATTGATGAAGCAGCTCAGGCACTTGAGATAGCATGCTGGATGGCTATACTGAAG GGTTCTAGATGTATACTTGTTGGAGACCATCTTCAGCTTCCACCAACCATCCAAAGTGTTGAGGCTGAGAAGAAAGGTATAGGAAGAACACTCTTTGAACGCCTGGCAACTTTATATGGAGATGAAGTCACATCCATGCTTACTGTTCAGTACCGCATGCATGAGCTCATCATGAATTGGTCTTCGAAGGAGCTCTATGACAGTAAG ATTGAAGCTCATTCCAGCATTGCTGCCCATAGGCTTTTTGATCTTGAGGATGTGAAGTCATCAAGTTCAACTGAACCGACCCTCCTTCTCATTGACATAGCTGG GTGTGacatggaagaaaagaaagatgaagaggaaAGCACATTGAACGAGGGCGAAGCTGAGGTTGCAATTGCTCATGCAAAAAGACTTGTCTCCTCTGGAGTCTCTGCTTCTGATATTGGAGTCATAACACCTTATGCTGCACAG GTTGTTTTATTGAAGATGCTGAAAGGCAATGAAAACAAACTTAAGGATATGGAAATCTCAACAGTGGATGGTTTCCAAGGTCGGGAAAAGGAAGCAATCATTATATCAATGGTCCGTTCAAATTCAAAGAAAGAGGTAGTTCTTGTTTATAATCC GTGGGTTTTCTGA
- the LOC115733884 gene encoding DNA-binding protein SMUBP-2 isoform X1 gives MEGGKTRKKAASASVSLEQFVSTMSPLIDLEKEAEISASISSGAARSLDAAQRKGSVMLNLKCVDAQTGLMGKTLLEFQSTKGDVLPAHKYGTHDVVILKPNKADLGSPSLGQGVVYRLKDSSITVAFDDIPEEGLNSPLRLEKVANEVTYRRFKDALIQLSKGVQRGPAADLVPVLFGERPPSFSKKDTAVRPFNTDLDHSRKDAVSKALSSKNVFLLHGPPGTGKTTTVVEIILQEVKRGSKILACAASNIAVDNIVERLASHRVKLVRLGHPARLLPQVLDSALDAQVLRADNSSLANDIRKEMKALNGKLLKTKEKNTRRDIQRELRALSKEERKRQRLAVTDVIKNADVVLSTLTGAFSRKLENTSFDLVIIDEAAQALEIACWMAILKGSRCILVGDHLQLPPTIQSVEAEKKGIGRTLFERLATLYGDEVTSMLTVQYRMHELIMNWSSKELYDSKIEAHSSIAAHRLFDLEDVKSSSSTEPTLLLIDIAGCDMEEKKDEEESTLNEGEAEVAIAHAKRLVSSGVSASDIGVITPYAAQVVLLKMLKGNENKLKDMEISTVDGFQGREKEAIIISMVRSNSKKEVGFLSDHRRMNVAVTRARRQCCLICDTETVSSDGFLKRLIEYFEEHGEYQSASEYCNE, from the exons atggaGGGAGGGAAGACGAGGAAGAAAGCAGCTTCTGCTTCCGTTTCTCTCGAACAGTTCGTCTCCACCATGTCCCCTTTGATCGATTTGGAGAAG GAAGCTGAGATATCGGCCTCAATTAGTTCAGGAGCGGCCAGAAGCTTAGACGCCGCCCAAAGGAAAGGCTCCGTAATGCTCAACTTGAAGTGCGTCGATGCTCAG ACAGGTTTAATGGGGAAAACGCTTCTTGAATTCCAATCCACGAAAGGGGATGTCCTTCCTGCTCACAAG TATGGCACTCATGACGTGGTCATTCTAAAACCTAACAAGGCTGATTTAGGATCTCCTTCTCTTGGACAAGGTGTAGTTTACCGCCTGAAG GATTCTTCAATTACTGTGGCCTTTGATGATATACCGGAAGAGGGTTTAAATAGCCCCCTGCGACTAGAGAAGGTCGCAAATGAG GTGACATACCGAAGGTTCAAGGATGCTCTAATACAATTAAGTAAAGGTGTACAGCGGGGGCCAGCTGCTGATTTAGTTCCTGTTCTCTTTGGAGAAAGACCCccttcattttcaaagaaagatACTGCAGTCCGCCCTTTTAACACCGACCTCGATCATTCTCGG AAAGATGCCGTATCCAAGGCTTTGTCATCAAAGAATGTATTCTTGCTGCATGGTCCTCCTGGAACTGGGAAAACCACAACAGTAGTAGAAATAATCTTACAGGAAGTAAAGCGTGGATCAAAAATCCTTGCATGTGCGGCTTCAAACATTGCTGTGGATAACATTGTTGAGCGACTTGCTTCTCACAG AGTGAAGCTGGTGAGGTTGGGACATCCTGCCCGGTTGCTGCCTCAAGTATTGGATAGTGCACTTGATGCTCAG GTCCTTCGAGCAGATAATAGCTCGCTTGCAAATGACATTCGGAAGGAGATGAAG GCATTGAATGGAAAGCTGCtgaaaaccaaagaaaagaacacCAGGAGGGACATCCAGAGGGAGCTTAGGGCTCTTTCGAAAGAAGAGCGCAAGAGACAGCGGCTTGCTGTGACAGACGTTATTAAGAATGCGGATGTGGTATTGTCAACATTGACTGGTGCATTTTCTCGAAAGTTGGAAAATACATCATTTGATTTAGTGATCATTGATGAAGCAGCTCAGGCACTTGAGATAGCATGCTGGATGGCTATACTGAAG GGTTCTAGATGTATACTTGTTGGAGACCATCTTCAGCTTCCACCAACCATCCAAAGTGTTGAGGCTGAGAAGAAAGGTATAGGAAGAACACTCTTTGAACGCCTGGCAACTTTATATGGAGATGAAGTCACATCCATGCTTACTGTTCAGTACCGCATGCATGAGCTCATCATGAATTGGTCTTCGAAGGAGCTCTATGACAGTAAG ATTGAAGCTCATTCCAGCATTGCTGCCCATAGGCTTTTTGATCTTGAGGATGTGAAGTCATCAAGTTCAACTGAACCGACCCTCCTTCTCATTGACATAGCTGG GTGTGacatggaagaaaagaaagatgaagaggaaAGCACATTGAACGAGGGCGAAGCTGAGGTTGCAATTGCTCATGCAAAAAGACTTGTCTCCTCTGGAGTCTCTGCTTCTGATATTGGAGTCATAACACCTTATGCTGCACAG GTTGTTTTATTGAAGATGCTGAAAGGCAATGAAAACAAACTTAAGGATATGGAAATCTCAACAGTGGATGGTTTCCAAGGTCGGGAAAAGGAAGCAATCATTATATCAATGGTCCGTTCAAATTCAAAGAAAGAG GTGGGTTTTCTGAGTGACCACAGGC
- the LOC115733884 gene encoding DNA-binding protein SMUBP-2 isoform X3 encodes MGKTLLEFQSTKGDVLPAHKYGTHDVVILKPNKADLGSPSLGQGVVYRLKDSSITVAFDDIPEEGLNSPLRLEKVANEVTYRRFKDALIQLSKGVQRGPAADLVPVLFGERPPSFSKKDTAVRPFNTDLDHSRKDAVSKALSSKNVFLLHGPPGTGKTTTVVEIILQEVKRGSKILACAASNIAVDNIVERLASHRVKLVRLGHPARLLPQVLDSALDAQVLRADNSSLANDIRKEMKALNGKLLKTKEKNTRRDIQRELRALSKEERKRQRLAVTDVIKNADVVLSTLTGAFSRKLENTSFDLVIIDEAAQALEIACWMAILKGSRCILVGDHLQLPPTIQSVEAEKKGIGRTLFERLATLYGDEVTSMLTVQYRMHELIMNWSSKELYDSKIEAHSSIAAHRLFDLEDVKSSSSTEPTLLLIDIAGCDMEEKKDEEESTLNEGEAEVAIAHAKRLVSSGVSASDIGVITPYAAQVVLLKMLKGNENKLKDMEISTVDGFQGREKEAIIISMVRSNSKKEVGFLSDHRRMNVAVTRARRQCCLICDTETVSSDGFLKRLIEYFEEHGEYQSASEYCNE; translated from the exons ATGGGGAAAACGCTTCTTGAATTCCAATCCACGAAAGGGGATGTCCTTCCTGCTCACAAG TATGGCACTCATGACGTGGTCATTCTAAAACCTAACAAGGCTGATTTAGGATCTCCTTCTCTTGGACAAGGTGTAGTTTACCGCCTGAAG GATTCTTCAATTACTGTGGCCTTTGATGATATACCGGAAGAGGGTTTAAATAGCCCCCTGCGACTAGAGAAGGTCGCAAATGAG GTGACATACCGAAGGTTCAAGGATGCTCTAATACAATTAAGTAAAGGTGTACAGCGGGGGCCAGCTGCTGATTTAGTTCCTGTTCTCTTTGGAGAAAGACCCccttcattttcaaagaaagatACTGCAGTCCGCCCTTTTAACACCGACCTCGATCATTCTCGG AAAGATGCCGTATCCAAGGCTTTGTCATCAAAGAATGTATTCTTGCTGCATGGTCCTCCTGGAACTGGGAAAACCACAACAGTAGTAGAAATAATCTTACAGGAAGTAAAGCGTGGATCAAAAATCCTTGCATGTGCGGCTTCAAACATTGCTGTGGATAACATTGTTGAGCGACTTGCTTCTCACAG AGTGAAGCTGGTGAGGTTGGGACATCCTGCCCGGTTGCTGCCTCAAGTATTGGATAGTGCACTTGATGCTCAG GTCCTTCGAGCAGATAATAGCTCGCTTGCAAATGACATTCGGAAGGAGATGAAG GCATTGAATGGAAAGCTGCtgaaaaccaaagaaaagaacacCAGGAGGGACATCCAGAGGGAGCTTAGGGCTCTTTCGAAAGAAGAGCGCAAGAGACAGCGGCTTGCTGTGACAGACGTTATTAAGAATGCGGATGTGGTATTGTCAACATTGACTGGTGCATTTTCTCGAAAGTTGGAAAATACATCATTTGATTTAGTGATCATTGATGAAGCAGCTCAGGCACTTGAGATAGCATGCTGGATGGCTATACTGAAG GGTTCTAGATGTATACTTGTTGGAGACCATCTTCAGCTTCCACCAACCATCCAAAGTGTTGAGGCTGAGAAGAAAGGTATAGGAAGAACACTCTTTGAACGCCTGGCAACTTTATATGGAGATGAAGTCACATCCATGCTTACTGTTCAGTACCGCATGCATGAGCTCATCATGAATTGGTCTTCGAAGGAGCTCTATGACAGTAAG ATTGAAGCTCATTCCAGCATTGCTGCCCATAGGCTTTTTGATCTTGAGGATGTGAAGTCATCAAGTTCAACTGAACCGACCCTCCTTCTCATTGACATAGCTGG GTGTGacatggaagaaaagaaagatgaagaggaaAGCACATTGAACGAGGGCGAAGCTGAGGTTGCAATTGCTCATGCAAAAAGACTTGTCTCCTCTGGAGTCTCTGCTTCTGATATTGGAGTCATAACACCTTATGCTGCACAG GTTGTTTTATTGAAGATGCTGAAAGGCAATGAAAACAAACTTAAGGATATGGAAATCTCAACAGTGGATGGTTTCCAAGGTCGGGAAAAGGAAGCAATCATTATATCAATGGTCCGTTCAAATTCAAAGAAAGAG GTGGGTTTTCTGAGTGACCACAGGC